In Flagellatimonas centrodinii, a single window of DNA contains:
- the pdxA gene encoding 4-hydroxythreonine-4-phosphate dehydrogenase PdxA, giving the protein MGLRRLLITPGEPAGIGPDLVVQCAQQDAAADWRVVADHTLLSARARQLGLPLQIEQVDHRSPPQPQRAGHLRVWHIPMAVAAVAGQLDPANAGYVLETLRCATDACRRGDADALVTGPVQKSVINDAGMPFTGHTEFLAERCGAPLPVMLLVADGLRVALVTTHLPLRDVAAAITPQRLAQTLRVLDRDLRLRFALNAPRILVCGLNPHAGEGGHLGHEDAEIIAPTLARLRAEGLDLTGPVPADTAFTPRWLAGADAVLAMYHDQGLPTLKYAGFGAAVNVTLGLPIVRTSVDHGTALDLAGSGEADTGSFLAALKLAEQLI; this is encoded by the coding sequence ATGGGGCTGCGCCGCCTGCTGATCACCCCTGGGGAGCCCGCCGGCATCGGCCCCGATCTGGTGGTGCAATGCGCCCAGCAGGATGCCGCTGCCGACTGGCGGGTGGTCGCCGACCACACCCTGTTGTCGGCGCGCGCGCGGCAACTGGGACTACCGCTTCAGATCGAGCAGGTGGATCACCGCAGCCCGCCGCAGCCGCAGCGCGCCGGACACCTGCGGGTCTGGCACATCCCGATGGCGGTAGCCGCCGTTGCCGGCCAGCTCGACCCGGCCAATGCCGGCTACGTCCTCGAAACGCTGCGGTGTGCCACCGATGCCTGCCGCCGTGGCGACGCCGACGCGCTGGTCACCGGCCCGGTACAGAAAAGCGTGATCAACGACGCCGGCATGCCGTTCACCGGTCACACCGAGTTCCTGGCAGAACGCTGCGGGGCGCCGCTGCCGGTCATGTTGCTGGTGGCGGACGGCCTGCGGGTGGCTCTGGTCACCACGCACTTACCACTGCGCGACGTCGCCGCCGCCATCACGCCACAACGCCTGGCGCAAACCCTGCGCGTCCTCGACCGGGACCTGCGCCTGCGCTTCGCCCTCAATGCGCCCCGCATTCTCGTCTGCGGTCTGAACCCGCACGCAGGCGAGGGCGGCCACCTCGGCCATGAGGATGCCGAGATCATCGCGCCGACCCTGGCCCGCCTGCGTGCGGAAGGTCTGGACCTGACCGGCCCGGTGCCGGCGGACACGGCCTTCACGCCCCGCTGGCTAGCCGGTGCCGATGCGGTGCTGGCGATGTATCACGATCAGGGACTGCCGACGTTGAAGTACGCCGGCTTCGGCGCTGCGGTCAACGTAACCTTGGGGCTCCCCATCGTCCGCACCTCGGTCGATCATGGGACCGCCCTCGACCTCGCCGGCAGCGGTGAGGCCGATACCGGCAGCTTCTTGGCCGCATTGAAACTCGCCGAGCAGCTGATATGA
- a CDS encoding aminoglycoside phosphotransferase family protein, with protein MKTELDARALAARDWARQQLGRPAAGFAPASADASFRRYFRLVDGEDSWVLMDAPPAQEDCVPFLKVTALMHAAGLNAPQVLAQDLVAGFLLLSDLGHRTWLPVLGADNAATYFEAALQALVRWQQASRPGVLPAYDRALLGRELQLFPDWFVEHHLGRRFDAVERGLWETVCDRLLDSALAQPTVFVHRDFMPRNLMVSDPNPGILDYQDAVMGPISYDVISLFKDAFISWPQAVVDDGLRRYWVLAREAGLPVDPDVDQFRLQAERMGSQRHLKVLGIFARIRYRDGKPQYLEDAPRFVGYLRARCAVDAEMAPLADLLDRLGLST; from the coding sequence ATGAAAACCGAACTCGACGCGCGCGCCCTGGCCGCCCGTGACTGGGCACGACAGCAGCTCGGGCGGCCTGCCGCCGGCTTCGCCCCGGCCTCTGCCGACGCCAGCTTTCGCCGCTATTTCCGGCTGGTGGACGGGGAGGACAGTTGGGTGTTGATGGACGCGCCACCCGCGCAAGAGGACTGCGTGCCGTTCCTGAAGGTCACGGCGCTGATGCATGCGGCGGGTCTGAATGCGCCGCAGGTGCTGGCGCAGGATCTCGTGGCCGGCTTTCTGCTGCTGAGTGACCTCGGCCACCGGACCTGGCTGCCGGTGCTGGGTGCTGACAACGCCGCGACCTATTTCGAGGCGGCGCTACAGGCGCTGGTGCGATGGCAGCAGGCAAGCCGGCCAGGGGTGCTGCCGGCCTATGACCGTGCGCTGCTGGGCCGCGAGCTGCAACTGTTTCCCGACTGGTTCGTCGAACACCATCTCGGCCGGCGATTCGATGCCGTTGAGCGCGGTCTCTGGGAAACGGTCTGTGACCGATTGCTGGACTCCGCACTGGCGCAACCGACGGTGTTTGTCCACCGTGATTTCATGCCGCGCAACCTGATGGTGAGCGACCCCAACCCCGGCATCCTCGATTATCAGGATGCCGTCATGGGCCCGATCAGCTATGACGTGATCTCACTGTTCAAGGATGCTTTCATCAGTTGGCCGCAGGCCGTGGTGGACGACGGACTGCGCCGCTACTGGGTGCTCGCGCGCGAAGCCGGGCTGCCGGTCGACCCCGATGTAGATCAGTTCCGGCTGCAGGCCGAGCGCATGGGCAGCCAGCGGCACCTCAAGGTGCTCGGCATTTTCGCCCGTATCCGCTATCGCGACGGCAAGCCGCAGTATCTGGAGGACGCGCCGCGTTTCGTTGGCTACCTGCGCGCGCGCTGTGCCGTCGATGCCGAGATGGCGCCGCTGGCTGACCTGCTGGATCGTCTCGGGCTGTCGACATGA
- the murU gene encoding N-acetylmuramate alpha-1-phosphate uridylyltransferase MurU: protein MKAMILCAGRGSRLRPLTDTVPKALVPVHGQPLVVHHLKALARAGIREVVINTGWLGAQFEPMLGSGKAFGLRIEWSHEGWPALETGGGIARALPLLGEQEFLVINGDIHVGGLDWKRLARMHLPGNDLAHVVLVPNPPHNLKGDFGFVASRVVDAGPSYTFSGISILHPALFEGAPAGSFKLAPLLRKAAARGQVTAELFNGRWSDVGTPERLAHLEKQRG, encoded by the coding sequence ATGAAGGCGATGATCCTCTGCGCCGGCCGTGGCAGCCGCCTGCGGCCGCTAACCGATACCGTGCCCAAGGCGCTGGTGCCGGTGCACGGACAGCCGCTGGTCGTCCATCACCTGAAGGCGCTGGCGCGGGCCGGCATTCGCGAGGTGGTCATCAACACCGGGTGGCTGGGGGCGCAGTTCGAGCCCATGCTTGGCAGCGGCAAGGCGTTCGGGTTGCGTATCGAGTGGAGTCACGAGGGCTGGCCAGCGCTTGAAACGGGCGGTGGTATTGCCCGGGCGCTGCCGCTGTTGGGTGAGCAGGAGTTTCTGGTGATCAACGGCGATATCCATGTCGGCGGCCTCGACTGGAAGCGGCTCGCACGGATGCACCTACCCGGTAACGACCTGGCCCATGTAGTGCTGGTGCCCAACCCGCCGCACAATCTCAAGGGTGATTTCGGCTTTGTCGCCTCACGGGTGGTCGATGCCGGCCCCAGCTATACCTTCAGCGGCATTTCGATACTGCACCCGGCCTTGTTCGAAGGCGCGCCCGCCGGCAGTTTCAAACTGGCGCCGTTGCTGCGAAAGGCAGCGGCGCGGGGGCAGGTGACGGCGGAACTGTTCAATGGCCGCTGGTCGGATGTCGGCACCCCCGAACGTTTGGCACACCTGGAGAAACAACGTGGTTAA
- a CDS encoding acyl-CoA dehydrogenase — MFILAAVLVTLLTVWALAFVGAPLLIWTLAAGAAPVILFLLGTLGPLTLGLCLALWLPLALLLNLRPLRRAVITAPIFAVFKKVLPEMSSTEREALEAGDVWWEAEMFRGRPNWKQLTDFRYTALTEKEQAFLDNECETLCQLCDDWKIEFEDKDLPPEAWRYIKEKGFLAMLIKQEHGGLGFSAVAQSAVVTKLATKSIALAVTVMVPNSLGPGELLMHYGTDAQKRYWLPRLVRGDEIPCFGLTGPEVGSDATAMPDNGVVCYGEHEGKKALGIRLNFSKRWITLAPVATVVGLAFKLRDPDGLLGDGQQQDFGITCALIPANHPGVRIGRRHFPGAAFHNGPIFGEDVFIPLDWIIGGPQMAGKGWRMLVECLSAGRGISLPALATAAGQASYRMVGAYGRIRRQFKVAIGQFEGVQEATGRIAGLTYTLEATRLLTASAVDHCAPSVVTAIAKYHMTEMMRRVVNDSMDVLSGRAVQQGPRNPLATAYKATPIAITVEGANILTRNLMIFGQGAIRCHPYVFPEMEAARADDLAAFDKLLFSHVGFSINRAVRALTHGLSGSVLARAPAPGPMAHYGRQLERMSASLAFVADMTMGLLGGELKRKERLSARLGDVLSHLYMGSAVIRYYLEHDQRDDELAHARWALDNALAEIGHAFEGFFDNFPMRGAAWVMRRVVFPLGNPYRPVADALNAEVADQLMEPGALRDRLSALVFRNGGPEDPVGRLERCFDALTASEPAYLRFYKLASSGALVGDQVSEQIDSAVKAGHLSAEEGEQVRHYDALRYDAILTDDFTPAYIQGDFSARDAEVVAMTREARVA, encoded by the coding sequence ATGTTCATTCTCGCCGCCGTTCTCGTCACGCTGCTGACCGTCTGGGCCCTCGCCTTCGTCGGTGCGCCCCTGCTGATCTGGACCCTGGCGGCCGGCGCCGCGCCGGTCATCCTGTTCCTGCTCGGCACCCTCGGCCCCCTGACGCTCGGACTCTGCCTCGCACTGTGGCTGCCGCTGGCGCTGCTGCTCAACCTACGGCCGCTGCGGCGCGCCGTGATCACCGCGCCGATCTTCGCGGTTTTCAAGAAGGTGCTGCCAGAGATGTCGTCGACCGAGCGCGAAGCGCTGGAGGCCGGCGACGTCTGGTGGGAGGCGGAGATGTTCCGCGGTCGCCCGAACTGGAAGCAGCTCACCGACTTCCGCTACACCGCGCTAACCGAGAAGGAGCAGGCCTTTCTCGACAATGAGTGCGAAACCCTCTGCCAACTCTGCGATGACTGGAAGATCGAGTTCGAGGACAAGGATTTGCCGCCGGAGGCCTGGCGATACATCAAGGAGAAGGGGTTCCTCGCCATGCTCATCAAGCAGGAGCATGGCGGTCTCGGCTTTTCGGCCGTGGCGCAGTCGGCGGTGGTGACCAAACTCGCGACCAAGAGCATTGCCCTCGCCGTCACCGTAATGGTGCCCAATTCGCTGGGACCCGGCGAGCTGCTGATGCACTACGGCACCGATGCGCAGAAGCGCTATTGGCTGCCGCGCCTGGTACGCGGCGATGAGATTCCCTGTTTCGGCCTGACCGGCCCGGAAGTGGGCTCCGACGCCACCGCCATGCCCGACAACGGCGTGGTCTGCTACGGCGAGCACGAGGGCAAGAAAGCGTTGGGCATCCGGCTCAATTTCTCCAAGCGCTGGATCACCCTGGCGCCGGTTGCCACCGTTGTCGGTCTGGCGTTCAAGCTGCGGGATCCTGACGGTCTCCTCGGTGATGGACAGCAGCAGGACTTCGGTATCACCTGTGCCCTGATCCCGGCAAACCATCCGGGCGTGCGGATCGGCCGTCGTCATTTTCCCGGCGCCGCGTTTCACAATGGTCCAATCTTCGGAGAGGATGTCTTCATCCCGCTCGACTGGATCATCGGCGGCCCGCAAATGGCCGGCAAGGGCTGGCGGATGCTGGTGGAGTGCCTGTCGGCTGGCCGTGGCATTTCACTGCCGGCACTCGCCACCGCCGCCGGGCAGGCGTCCTACCGCATGGTCGGCGCCTACGGCCGAATTCGCCGACAGTTCAAGGTGGCCATCGGCCAGTTCGAGGGTGTTCAGGAGGCGACCGGGCGCATTGCAGGCCTCACCTACACGCTTGAGGCGACCCGTCTGCTGACCGCCTCGGCGGTGGATCACTGCGCCCCCAGCGTGGTGACAGCAATCGCCAAGTACCACATGACCGAAATGATGCGTCGGGTGGTCAACGACAGTATGGATGTGCTCAGCGGCCGTGCCGTGCAGCAGGGCCCGCGCAACCCGCTGGCGACGGCCTACAAGGCGACGCCGATTGCCATTACGGTGGAGGGGGCCAACATCCTCACCCGCAACCTGATGATCTTTGGCCAGGGCGCCATCCGCTGCCACCCGTATGTGTTCCCGGAAATGGAAGCCGCGCGCGCCGATGACCTGGCGGCGTTCGACAAGCTGCTGTTCAGCCATGTCGGCTTCTCGATCAACCGCGCCGTCCGCGCCCTCACCCATGGTCTCAGTGGCAGCGTGCTGGCACGCGCCCCCGCCCCGGGGCCAATGGCGCACTATGGTCGTCAACTGGAACGCATGAGTGCCTCGCTGGCCTTTGTGGCCGACATGACGATGGGGTTGCTGGGCGGTGAACTGAAGCGCAAGGAACGGTTGTCAGCGCGCCTCGGCGATGTGCTCAGCCACCTCTATATGGGATCGGCGGTCATTCGCTATTACCTCGAGCACGATCAACGCGACGATGAGCTGGCCCACGCCCGCTGGGCGCTCGACAACGCGCTGGCCGAGATCGGCCATGCTTTCGAAGGCTTCTTCGACAACTTCCCGATGCGTGGTGCCGCATGGGTGATGCGGCGGGTGGTGTTTCCGCTGGGGAACCCCTACCGCCCGGTGGCCGACGCGCTCAACGCCGAAGTGGCTGATCAGCTGATGGAACCCGGTGCCCTGCGCGATCGCTTGAGCGCACTGGTGTTCCGCAACGGCGGTCCGGAGGACCCGGTGGGACGACTGGAGCGCTGCTTCGACGCCCTGACGGCCAGCGAGCCGGCCTACCTGCGGTTCTACAAGCTGGCCAGCAGCGGCGCGCTGGTGGGCGACCAGGTCAGCGAGCAGATCGATAGCGCGGTCAAGGCCGGCCACCTCAGTGCCGAGGAGGGGGAGCAGGTGCGGCACTACGACGCCCTGCGCTACGACGCCATCCTCACCGACGACTTCACCCCGGCCTACATCCAGGGCGACTTCAGTGCCCGCGATGCCGAGGTGGTGGCGATGACCCGCGAGGCGCGGGTGGCGTAG
- a CDS encoding OsmC family protein codes for MVKALKSTEGRVALVIEAAGHRLVSDAPEGQGGDGLGPDPHDYFDAALAACTAMTVLMVAQRKEMPLDDVQVDIIRDEDSDHYRMTRQVRLVGDLDAEQRAYLLGIADKCPIHRLLHKAISVDTVLRD; via the coding sequence GTGGTTAAGGCACTCAAAAGCACGGAGGGTCGCGTCGCCCTGGTCATCGAAGCGGCGGGACATCGTCTGGTCTCCGATGCCCCGGAGGGGCAGGGCGGCGATGGCCTCGGTCCTGACCCGCACGATTACTTCGATGCGGCGCTGGCCGCCTGTACCGCGATGACGGTGCTGATGGTCGCCCAACGCAAGGAGATGCCGCTGGACGATGTTCAGGTGGACATCATCCGCGACGAGGACAGCGATCACTACCGTATGACCCGTCAGGTCAGACTGGTGGGCGATCTCGATGCCGAACAGCGCGCCTACCTGTTGGGGATTGCCGACAAGTGCCCGATCCACCGCCTGCTGCACAAGGCGATTTCGGTGGACACCGTACTGCGGGATTGA
- a CDS encoding LPS-assembly protein LptD: MLPAPFRTVVAGLLLVTGVARAAEGVCPQLALMADAPELGSSPELTLTADDADLIRDGVSSLRGAVELRQSDKVFRTEALQFERAANEVRMEVESVFRNPELVIRSESARFNLTDETGTFFGTRFTLPDRAAQGGADTLRLSPDGNADLSGARYSTCAPDAETWALEASEIRLDHERGLGTARHARIRFAGVPILYLPYFQFPIDGERRTGLLFPTIGQSDNTGFDARWPVYVNLAPNVDATVTPRYMSDRGLMMMTEGRYLLREGQGLVGYDVLPQDRTQNDESRDYFRAEHRGLINDRLAVDIRFAEISDQRYFEDLGGEIDLSAITHLERSARLTYQAPASYTLLALVQDYQTIAANLQPIDEPYRRLPQLRFTALTQGSLFNTRAGIRSEYVNFARADSLEGQRIDLRPFLRLERDEVSRYVVAEVDYRYTGYQLSDASTGDQTPDRALPSVGVESGLRFERITDGGGLQTLEPRLFYLYVPFRDQSELPLFDAGEPDFDFTQLFARNRFSGDDRVSDAHHVALAATSRLLDPQSGEVRWSASVGQLYRIEAPNVVLPAADLPDSGATDFIASLDYRLSRRISASVASQWSPDQRRFDRSRLAVRYREGGRDLQLGYRYRQDLLEQGDIAARLPLFGGFDAVGRWRYSLARNQSLDLFAGVGYETCCWAFNAAYRRYLASTDGRYDSGIYLQLELKGLTRIGGGLEALLPGASRSDLP, translated from the coding sequence GTGCTCCCTGCTCCCTTCCGAACGGTCGTCGCCGGCCTGCTGCTCGTCACCGGAGTCGCCCGGGCGGCAGAGGGTGTCTGCCCGCAACTGGCGCTTATGGCGGATGCCCCGGAACTCGGCAGCAGCCCCGAGCTGACTCTCACCGCCGACGATGCGGACCTGATCCGCGACGGGGTGTCCTCGCTGCGAGGGGCGGTCGAGCTACGGCAGAGCGACAAGGTGTTCCGCACCGAGGCGCTGCAGTTCGAGCGGGCCGCCAACGAGGTGCGGATGGAGGTCGAATCGGTGTTCCGCAACCCGGAACTGGTGATCCGCAGCGAATCGGCGCGATTCAACCTCACGGACGAGACCGGTACCTTCTTCGGCACCCGTTTCACCCTCCCCGATCGCGCCGCGCAAGGGGGGGCAGACACCCTCCGCCTGTCGCCGGACGGCAACGCCGATCTCAGCGGCGCCCGCTACAGCACCTGCGCCCCCGATGCCGAGACCTGGGCGCTGGAAGCCAGCGAGATCCGCCTTGACCACGAGCGCGGGCTCGGCACGGCCCGCCATGCACGGATCCGCTTCGCCGGGGTGCCGATCCTGTATCTGCCCTACTTCCAGTTCCCGATCGACGGCGAACGCCGCACCGGCTTGCTGTTCCCCACCATCGGCCAGTCCGACAACACCGGCTTCGATGCCCGCTGGCCGGTATACGTCAATCTGGCACCGAACGTCGATGCCACGGTGACGCCGCGCTACATGTCCGATCGCGGCCTGATGATGATGACCGAGGGGCGCTATCTGCTGCGCGAGGGGCAAGGCCTGGTCGGATACGACGTGTTGCCGCAGGACCGAACCCAAAACGACGAAAGTCGCGACTATTTTCGCGCCGAACATCGGGGGCTGATCAATGACCGCCTGGCGGTGGATATCCGCTTTGCCGAGATCAGCGACCAACGGTACTTTGAAGACCTCGGTGGCGAAATCGACCTGTCGGCCATCACCCACCTGGAGCGCAGTGCCCGTCTCACCTATCAAGCGCCCGCGTCCTACACCCTGCTGGCATTGGTACAGGACTACCAGACCATCGCCGCCAACCTGCAGCCGATCGATGAGCCCTACCGACGGCTGCCGCAACTTCGCTTCACGGCGCTGACCCAGGGCTCGCTGTTCAACACCCGCGCCGGCATCCGCTCGGAATACGTGAACTTCGCCCGTGCCGATTCGCTGGAGGGACAGCGTATCGACCTGCGGCCCTTCCTCCGACTCGAACGCGACGAGGTCAGTCGGTATGTGGTTGCTGAAGTCGACTACCGCTACACCGGCTATCAACTCTCAGACGCCAGCACCGGCGATCAGACCCCCGACCGCGCGTTGCCCTCGGTGGGGGTCGAGAGTGGTCTGCGCTTCGAACGCATTACCGACGGTGGCGGCCTGCAGACGCTGGAGCCGCGTCTGTTCTATCTCTACGTGCCATTCCGCGACCAGAGCGAACTGCCCCTGTTCGATGCCGGCGAGCCCGACTTCGACTTCACCCAGTTGTTTGCCCGAAACCGCTTCTCCGGCGATGACCGGGTCTCGGATGCCCACCATGTTGCGCTGGCGGCGACCAGCCGCCTGCTCGACCCGCAGAGCGGCGAAGTCCGCTGGTCTGCCAGCGTCGGGCAGCTCTACCGGATCGAAGCGCCCAACGTGGTGCTGCCGGCCGCTGACCTGCCGGATTCAGGGGCGACCGACTTCATCGCCAGCCTCGACTACCGGCTGTCACGACGGATCAGCGCCAGCGTTGCCAGCCAGTGGTCGCCGGACCAGCGCCGCTTCGACCGCAGCCGCTTGGCCGTCCGCTATCGCGAGGGCGGCCGCGACCTGCAGCTGGGCTACCGCTACCGTCAGGATCTGCTGGAACAGGGCGATATCGCGGCACGACTGCCCTTGTTCGGCGGCTTTGATGCGGTTGGCCGCTGGCGCTACTCGCTGGCCCGCAACCAGAGCCTCGACCTGTTCGCAGGGGTCGGCTACGAAACCTGCTGCTGGGCCTTCAATGCGGCCTACCGTCGCTATCTCGCCAGCACCGACGGCCGCTATGACAGCGGCATCTACCTGCAGCTGGAGCTGAAAGGTCTGACCCGTATCGGCGGCGGCCTGGAAGCACTGCTGCCGGGGGCATCGCGCTCCGACCTGCCCTGA
- a CDS encoding peptidylprolyl isomerase: MLPFRTAGLLLGLLLSVMLPAQANVPLDRIVVVVNDGVILQTEIDRAIEQAMVQVRARGLAAPPEGALRAQVLERLILQRLQTQRAQQAGIRIDDRELNEVLTNIARQNQMTLAEFADALRAEGTDYLAVREQIREEVLVNRLRQREVDSRVTVTDQDIDLFLANQPDNPNAEYRLAHILVSVPDGASPEARNGARAKLEALRERIVAGEDFASIAVAESDGQQALQGGDLDFRAADALPQLFADAAAQLEVGELSPVLDTANGFHLIKLVDQRGGAERQTVEETQARHLLIEINTLRNEDQARALARELYRRIEAGEGIEALAAEYSDDPGSKNNGGDLGFQPPGVFDPEFQSQLDALAPGEVSAPFKTQFGWHIAEVVDRRTRDVTELAKRGRARQALQERRAAEEYDTWLRRLRAEAYIEYRQTGDQPDAS; this comes from the coding sequence ATGCTCCCATTCCGTACCGCCGGGCTGCTGCTCGGCCTCCTGCTTTCCGTCATGCTCCCGGCCCAGGCCAACGTCCCGCTCGACCGCATCGTCGTGGTTGTCAATGATGGCGTCATCCTGCAAACCGAAATTGACCGCGCCATCGAACAGGCGATGGTGCAGGTTCGTGCCCGCGGTCTCGCCGCGCCACCCGAGGGAGCGTTGCGTGCGCAGGTGCTGGAACGCCTGATCCTTCAGCGACTGCAGACCCAGCGGGCACAGCAGGCCGGGATTCGCATCGACGACCGTGAGCTCAACGAGGTGCTCACCAATATCGCCCGGCAGAACCAGATGACCCTGGCCGAATTTGCCGACGCGCTGCGTGCCGAGGGCACCGACTATCTGGCAGTGCGCGAGCAGATCCGCGAGGAAGTATTGGTCAACCGCCTGCGACAGCGCGAAGTCGACTCCCGCGTCACGGTGACCGATCAGGACATCGATCTGTTCCTCGCCAACCAGCCGGACAACCCGAACGCCGAGTACCGCCTCGCGCATATCCTCGTCAGCGTGCCGGACGGCGCCAGCCCCGAAGCCCGCAACGGGGCCCGTGCCAAACTCGAAGCCCTGCGCGAGCGAATTGTCGCCGGCGAAGATTTCGCATCCATCGCCGTCGCCGAATCCGATGGCCAACAGGCCCTGCAGGGCGGTGACCTCGACTTCCGTGCGGCCGATGCCCTGCCCCAGCTGTTTGCCGATGCCGCCGCCCAGCTCGAGGTCGGTGAACTGAGCCCGGTACTCGACACGGCCAACGGCTTCCATCTGATCAAGCTGGTGGACCAGCGCGGCGGCGCCGAGCGCCAGACCGTCGAGGAGACCCAGGCTCGCCATTTGCTGATCGAAATCAATACGCTGCGCAACGAAGATCAGGCCCGCGCGCTGGCCCGCGAACTTTATCGCCGCATCGAGGCGGGCGAAGGTATCGAGGCCCTGGCGGCGGAATACTCCGACGATCCGGGCTCCAAGAACAATGGCGGCGACCTCGGGTTCCAGCCACCGGGCGTGTTCGATCCAGAGTTCCAGAGCCAGCTCGATGCGCTGGCGCCGGGCGAGGTCAGCGCGCCGTTCAAGACCCAGTTCGGCTGGCACATCGCCGAGGTGGTCGACCGCCGTACCCGCGATGTCACCGAACTGGCCAAGCGTGGCCGTGCCCGTCAGGCCCTGCAGGAACGTCGCGCCGCCGAGGAATATGACACCTGGCTGCGTCGTCTCCGTGCCGAGGCCTACATTGAGTACCGGCAGACCGGCGATCAGCCGGACGCATCCTGA
- a CDS encoding TetR/AcrR family transcriptional regulator: MKRSPSPTATESRQSLSATDWADAALEAMAQGGIESVAVEPLARRLGVTKGSFYWHFANREALLQAALARWEQQETDEILTRVGPEPDPYERIVKIFKAANSSYRSGRLYLAIAAAEDHPAVANMVRRVSERRIGYLHDCYRALGFDDGSARQWALFAYATFMGNLQIRRDTPDAMPQGQAFSDYLKLMIRTLIPRTSADRSPPDTSTPVSRSSAETC, from the coding sequence ATGAAACGCTCCCCTTCCCCTACCGCCACCGAATCGCGACAGAGCCTGTCTGCCACCGACTGGGCCGATGCCGCCCTCGAAGCCATGGCGCAGGGCGGCATCGAGAGCGTGGCGGTGGAACCGTTGGCCCGTCGCCTGGGGGTCACCAAGGGCAGCTTCTACTGGCACTTCGCCAACCGCGAGGCGCTGCTGCAGGCGGCGCTAGCGCGCTGGGAGCAGCAGGAAACCGATGAAATCCTGACGCGGGTCGGCCCCGAACCAGACCCTTACGAGCGCATTGTCAAAATCTTCAAGGCGGCCAATTCCAGCTATCGGTCCGGTCGCCTGTATCTGGCGATCGCCGCCGCCGAGGACCACCCTGCCGTCGCCAACATGGTCCGCCGGGTGTCCGAGCGCCGCATCGGTTATCTGCATGACTGCTACCGCGCCCTCGGGTTTGACGATGGCAGTGCCCGCCAGTGGGCACTGTTTGCCTACGCAACCTTCATGGGCAATCTGCAGATCCGCCGCGATACGCCGGACGCCATGCCCCAAGGGCAGGCGTTCAGCGACTACCTCAAGCTGATGATCCGCACCCTCATCCCGCGCACCAGCGCCGACCGAAGCCCCCCCGATACCTCGACCCCGGTGTCCCGGTCGAGTGCCGAAACCTGCTAG